In the Octadecabacter sp. SW4 genome, one interval contains:
- a CDS encoding N-acetylneuraminate synthase family protein, whose product MKIAHREISAQHPPLVIAEIGINHGGDLAVAKEMVRLAHLSGCECIKHQTHIVEDEMTDEAKQIFPPNADVSIWEVMARCALPLKDEIKLKDYAESLGMIYISTPFSRAAADFLNGIGVPAFKIGSGEADNLPLIRHIAGFGKPIIMSTGMQTIETMRESVAILDAAGVEYALLECTNLYPSPPEIVSLKGVTELQNAFPKAHVGFSDHSIGPDMALASVALGACILERHYTDTRYRKGPDVICSMDPAELKYLIDRSREIHTALHNEKQRTGPEEDVYRFARASVVADADLSAGHVITEADIWARRPGSGAIPGYDFDKVVGKTLKIAVARNQQLTWDDLSDA is encoded by the coding sequence ATGAAGATTGCACACCGCGAAATTTCCGCCCAACACCCGCCATTGGTCATTGCCGAAATCGGCATCAACCACGGCGGCGATCTGGCCGTGGCCAAGGAAATGGTGCGGCTTGCGCATTTATCGGGCTGCGAATGTATCAAGCACCAGACCCACATCGTCGAAGACGAAATGACTGACGAAGCCAAACAGATATTTCCGCCCAACGCCGATGTCTCCATCTGGGAGGTCATGGCCCGATGCGCCCTGCCGCTTAAGGACGAAATCAAGCTCAAGGACTACGCCGAAAGCCTGGGGATGATCTATATCTCGACCCCGTTCAGCCGCGCCGCCGCGGATTTCCTCAACGGGATCGGCGTGCCGGCCTTCAAGATCGGCTCGGGCGAGGCCGACAACCTGCCCCTGATCCGCCATATCGCCGGTTTCGGCAAGCCGATCATCATGTCAACGGGCATGCAGACCATTGAAACGATGCGCGAAAGTGTCGCGATCCTTGATGCTGCGGGGGTCGAGTATGCGCTGTTGGAATGCACCAACCTTTATCCCTCACCACCCGAAATCGTGTCCCTCAAGGGCGTGACAGAGCTGCAAAACGCCTTTCCAAAGGCGCATGTGGGCTTTTCCGATCACTCGATCGGGCCGGATATGGCGCTGGCTTCGGTCGCCTTGGGCGCCTGCATTCTGGAACGCCACTACACCGACACGCGCTATCGCAAGGGCCCCGATGTGATCTGCTCGATGGACCCGGCCGAGCTGAAATACCTGATCGACCGGTCCCGCGAAATCCACACCGCCCTGCACAACGAAAAGCAGCGCACCGGCCCCGAAGAAGACGTCTACCGCTTTGCGCGCGCGTCCGTCGTCGCCGACGCCGACCTGTCCGCCGGCCACGTCATCACCGAAGCCGACATCTGGGCGCGCCGCCCCGGATCAGGCGCCATCCCGGGCTATGACTTCGACAAGGTCGTGGGCAAAACGCTGAAAATCGCGGTGGCTCGGAACCAGCAGTTGACGTGGGATGATTTGAGCGATGCGTGA
- a CDS encoding class I SAM-dependent methyltransferase produces the protein MRELAGYHRHDILNLIKGDGLIGVELGVAAGDYSARMVASGRFAEFFGVDMYADTHDVDQYKTALRKVGLHGPYKLLRMSFAEAYDLFEDESLDFIYIDGYAHSGQEGGETIWQWARKVKIGGLIAGDDYHDDWPLVKEAVDRFLDYTGFEGYMTTEVEPDINYASHPSWGAIKTAAVQGEAPADLLQRGKAVGARIAAKRKAGKRLGDWLHNVIGDKRYARLREWNRARKSGRKS, from the coding sequence ATGCGTGAACTGGCCGGGTACCATCGCCATGACATATTGAACCTGATCAAAGGTGACGGTCTGATTGGTGTCGAACTGGGCGTTGCGGCAGGCGACTATTCCGCCCGCATGGTCGCCTCGGGGCGGTTCGCGGAATTCTTTGGCGTCGATATGTATGCCGACACCCATGATGTTGACCAGTACAAGACAGCCCTGCGCAAGGTCGGGCTACACGGGCCATATAAACTCCTTCGGATGAGTTTTGCCGAGGCCTATGATCTGTTCGAAGACGAAAGCCTCGATTTCATTTACATCGACGGCTACGCACATTCCGGTCAGGAAGGCGGCGAAACGATCTGGCAATGGGCGCGCAAGGTAAAGATCGGCGGCCTGATCGCAGGCGATGACTACCACGATGACTGGCCATTGGTGAAAGAAGCCGTGGACCGTTTTCTGGATTACACTGGTTTCGAAGGTTACATGACCACCGAGGTCGAACCGGACATAAATTACGCCTCGCATCCCAGCTGGGGCGCGATCAAAACAGCCGCCGTGCAAGGCGAGGCACCCGCCGATCTATTGCAACGCGGCAAGGCCGTCGGCGCGCGCATCGCCGCAAAACGCAAAGCGGGGAAGCGATTAGGCGACTGGTTGCACAACGTAATCGGTGACAAACGCTATGCCCGCTTGCGCGAATGGAACCGCGCCCGAAAATCCGGGCGCAAAAGCTAG
- a CDS encoding glycosyl transferase — protein MTQTRTVICMKWGTLYSTAYVNVLYRAVRAQLTGPFRFVCLTEDAAGLDPAIDAFPIPEMGLAESHWKKGGWAKLSVFKKELYDITGRCLFIDLDSVITGPLDDLFDYGGDIAVIDVGENWIKSRHNARPMAGTGVFTFTAGAHPELFDRFVADRDAMVAKYRIEQIYLQGEVADGTLAFWPLEWVLSFKYHLRRPVGLGAVLRPAPPPAATRIVAFHGEPRPIDLVRAGWWGIFPHVGRGRVKWMMDYWARYGGDLDQD, from the coding sequence GTGACCCAGACCCGCACAGTTATCTGCATGAAGTGGGGCACGCTTTATTCGACGGCTTATGTGAATGTGCTGTATCGTGCGGTGCGCGCGCAATTGACTGGCCCGTTCAGGTTTGTCTGCTTGACCGAGGACGCAGCGGGTCTTGATCCGGCGATTGATGCCTTTCCCATTCCCGAAATGGGCCTTGCGGAAAGCCATTGGAAAAAGGGCGGCTGGGCCAAGCTGAGCGTCTTCAAAAAAGAGTTGTATGACATCACCGGGCGCTGTCTGTTCATTGATCTGGACAGCGTCATAACCGGTCCGCTGGACGACCTGTTTGATTACGGTGGCGATATTGCGGTGATCGATGTTGGCGAAAACTGGATCAAAAGCCGGCACAACGCGCGGCCGATGGCCGGGACGGGCGTATTTACCTTTACGGCAGGCGCACACCCCGAGTTGTTTGACCGCTTTGTCGCCGACCGCGACGCGATGGTCGCGAAATACCGGATCGAACAGATCTATTTGCAGGGCGAGGTGGCCGATGGCACGCTTGCGTTCTGGCCGCTGGAGTGGGTGCTGAGCTTTAAGTATCACCTGCGCCGCCCCGTGGGTCTGGGTGCAGTGTTGCGACCCGCACCGCCCCCCGCCGCCACGCGGATCGTCGCATTCCACGGCGAACCGCGCCCGATTGATCTGGTGCGCGCGGGGTGGTGGGGAATATTCCCGCATGTGGGTCGCGGCCGAGTGAAATGGATGATGGATTATTGGGCGCGCTATGGTGGCGATCTGGATCAAGACTAA
- a CDS encoding glycosyltransferase family 29 protein: MGLALKGRTVALIGNARSLLAHDYGSEIDAHDLVVRLNRGFVVSPKAQGTRTDIVSLTPTLTEDEIEQQFDPTYMVLLTPKLRHLVIVRGSNLKKVLFYPHRYWIADRQKIGRRPSSGYMMLSYMLRLDCAASITLYGFDFGATETYYNPPNYETPHDFAAEGRIIQGWESEGRIRIVRS; this comes from the coding sequence ATGGGACTTGCACTGAAAGGGCGGACCGTTGCGTTGATTGGGAACGCCCGCAGTCTGCTTGCGCATGATTATGGTTCCGAAATTGACGCACATGACCTTGTTGTTCGCCTTAACCGTGGGTTCGTTGTTTCGCCAAAAGCGCAAGGCACGCGGACGGATATTGTTTCACTAACGCCGACCCTGACCGAAGATGAAATCGAACAGCAATTTGATCCAACCTATATGGTGTTGTTGACACCCAAGTTGCGCCACCTTGTCATTGTGCGCGGATCAAACCTCAAGAAAGTCTTGTTCTATCCGCACCGCTACTGGATTGCGGACCGCCAAAAAATTGGCCGCCGTCCATCGTCGGGGTATATGATGCTTAGCTATATGTTACGCCTTGATTGCGCGGCATCAATCACCCTTTATGGGTTCGACTTTGGCGCTACCGAAACCTATTACAACCCACCCAATTACGAGACACCGCATGATTTCGCCGCCGAGGGACGGATTATCCAGGGCTGGGAGTCTGAAGGCCGCATTCGGATTGTCCGCAGCTAG
- a CDS encoding lysophospholipid acyltransferase family protein — translation MRDTSDTSAPQGTWGQWLTNLFLRGLIGAALVLPYNVRLRFLGWAVEQIVAPLAGYRQRAEDQLALVYPEMPADERRAIARRVCNNFGRTLIENYSHPAFGERVAQMPVSGPGLAAVAKAKAEGRPVIFVTGHFGNFEAPRHALHALGYTVGGLYRPMSNTYFNAHYASTMEGISGPVFPQGRRGTMGFVRMLRDGGMGVLLFDVRSTAFDDIDFLGHPAPTATSAADIALRVNALVVPIFGTRRADGVTFDIVIEAPIAHSDPVTMMRDMTARLEARIAAHKDQWFWVHKRWRK, via the coding sequence ATGCGCGACACCAGCGACACATCTGCCCCGCAAGGAACGTGGGGCCAGTGGCTTACCAACCTGTTCCTGCGTGGCCTGATCGGCGCGGCGCTCGTGCTGCCGTACAATGTGCGGCTGCGGTTTCTGGGCTGGGCGGTTGAACAGATCGTCGCCCCTCTTGCCGGATACCGCCAGCGCGCCGAAGACCAACTGGCGCTGGTTTATCCCGAAATGCCTGCCGATGAACGCCGCGCCATCGCGCGCCGCGTCTGCAACAATTTTGGCCGCACCCTGATCGAAAATTATTCGCACCCTGCATTTGGTGAACGGGTGGCGCAGATGCCGGTGTCCGGTCCCGGCCTTGCCGCCGTGGCCAAGGCCAAGGCCGAAGGGCGGCCGGTTATTTTCGTCACCGGCCATTTTGGCAACTTCGAGGCCCCGCGCCATGCCCTTCACGCTTTGGGCTATACGGTCGGCGGCCTATACCGGCCCATGTCGAACACCTATTTCAACGCACATTATGCCAGCACGATGGAAGGCATTTCCGGCCCCGTCTTTCCGCAAGGACGGCGCGGCACGATGGGATTTGTGCGTATGCTGCGTGATGGCGGCATGGGCGTGTTGTTATTTGATGTGCGCAGCACAGCCTTTGACGACATCGACTTTTTGGGCCACCCCGCCCCGACAGCCACATCCGCGGCTGACATTGCGTTGCGGGTCAATGCCCTGGTGGTGCCCATCTTTGGCACACGCCGCGCCGACGGCGTAACCTTTGATATCGTGATCGAAGCCCCCATCGCCCACAGTGATCCGGTGACGATGATGCGTGATATGACGGCCCGGCTCGAGGCGCGTATCGCCGCTCACAAGGATCAATGGTTCTGGGTGCACAAACGCTGGCGCAAATAG